Proteins encoded within one genomic window of Streptomyces rubradiris:
- a CDS encoding NCS1 family nucleobase:cation symporter-1: protein MSLADRATATGAAASVPDPRLVNEDLAPAKQRNWKVFDLFALWMSDVHNLGNYTFAAGLLVLGLNVWQVLTSLLVGFVLIYAGMNGMGRIGQRHGVPFPVVSRISFGVWGANFPALIRAVIAIMWYGIQTYLASVAVNVMLLAAWPGLESLTRSSFLGLDALGWISFVSLWLLQALIISRGMEAVRRFQDFCGPAIWLVMIALAVWVLAEAHWHIPLTATPNPVPAGEQWRQWFGAIGLILATYGTLMLNFCDFSRFAPDQRTVRRGNFWGLPVNSTAFVVVSVIVTAGSLEAFGEAITDPAELVARVGNTWVLVVAALTFAIATMGVNIVANFVSPAYDLANVWPRRITFKAGGMISTVAALVVTPWNLFSNPAVVNYFLGGLGAFLGPLFGVIMVDYYWVKRGRIDVDALFDARPGTPYHYRKGVNPKALWAFLPSAAVAAVIALVRTFGAVSPYSWFIGTALAAGLYAALCRRERAAAGQEG, encoded by the coding sequence GTGTCCCTCGCCGACCGCGCCACCGCCACCGGCGCCGCCGCGTCCGTCCCCGACCCCCGCCTCGTCAACGAGGACCTCGCCCCCGCGAAACAGCGGAACTGGAAGGTCTTCGACCTGTTCGCCCTGTGGATGTCCGACGTCCACAACCTCGGCAACTACACCTTCGCCGCCGGCCTGCTGGTCCTCGGCCTGAACGTCTGGCAGGTCCTCACCTCCCTCCTCGTCGGCTTCGTGCTCATCTACGCGGGCATGAACGGGATGGGCAGGATCGGCCAGCGGCACGGGGTGCCCTTCCCCGTCGTCAGCCGCATCAGCTTCGGCGTCTGGGGCGCCAACTTCCCGGCGCTGATCCGGGCCGTGATCGCCATCATGTGGTACGGCATCCAGACCTATCTGGCCTCCGTCGCCGTCAACGTCATGCTGCTGGCCGCCTGGCCGGGCCTGGAGTCGCTGACGCGCTCCTCCTTCCTCGGCCTAGACGCGCTCGGCTGGATCTCCTTCGTCTCGCTCTGGCTCCTCCAGGCGCTGATCATCAGCCGGGGCATGGAAGCCGTGCGCCGGTTCCAGGACTTCTGCGGTCCGGCGATCTGGCTGGTGATGATCGCGCTGGCCGTCTGGGTGCTCGCCGAGGCCCACTGGCACATCCCGCTCACCGCCACCCCGAACCCGGTACCGGCCGGCGAGCAGTGGCGGCAGTGGTTCGGCGCGATCGGCCTGATCCTCGCCACCTACGGCACCCTGATGCTCAACTTCTGCGACTTCTCCCGCTTCGCGCCCGACCAACGGACGGTCCGGCGCGGCAACTTCTGGGGCCTGCCGGTCAACTCCACGGCGTTCGTGGTGGTCTCGGTGATCGTCACGGCGGGCTCCCTGGAGGCGTTCGGCGAGGCCATCACCGACCCGGCGGAGCTGGTCGCCAGGGTGGGCAACACGTGGGTGCTCGTCGTCGCCGCCCTGACCTTCGCCATCGCCACCATGGGCGTCAACATCGTCGCCAACTTCGTCTCCCCGGCGTACGACCTGGCCAACGTCTGGCCGCGCAGGATCACCTTCAAGGCCGGCGGGATGATCAGCACGGTGGCGGCCCTGGTGGTCACCCCCTGGAACCTCTTCTCCAACCCGGCCGTCGTCAACTACTTCCTCGGCGGCCTCGGCGCCTTCCTGGGCCCGCTGTTCGGCGTGATCATGGTCGACTACTACTGGGTCAAGCGCGGCAGGATCGACGTGGACGCGCTGTTCGACGCCCGGCCCGGCACCCCGTACCACTACCGCAAGGGCGTCAACCCCAAGGCGCTGTGGGCGTTCCTGCCGTCCGCCGCGGTCGCCGCCGTCATCGCCCTGGTGCGGACCTTCGGCGCGGTGTCCCCGTACTCCTGGTTCATCGGCACGGCACTCGCCGCCGGCCTGTACGCGGCGCTGTGCCGCCGGGAGCGCGCGGCGGCGGGACAGGAGGGCTGA
- a CDS encoding tetratricopeptide repeat protein: protein MPETSGSTGRTPETHVIDFRAAEQLLNARDPRGAVKLLDGVIAAHPENTAARLLRARAFFAAAQLRPAELEFTIVLEREPDNAFAHFALARTYERQGRPDQAKRHFRLAAALDPNPRYLEAARFDA, encoded by the coding sequence GTGCCCGAGACCAGCGGTTCCACCGGACGCACTCCGGAAACGCATGTCATCGACTTCCGTGCCGCCGAGCAACTGCTCAACGCGCGGGACCCGCGGGGCGCGGTGAAGCTGCTCGACGGAGTCATCGCCGCGCACCCCGAGAACACGGCGGCCCGGCTGCTGCGCGCGCGTGCCTTCTTCGCCGCGGCGCAACTTCGGCCCGCGGAGCTGGAGTTCACCATCGTGCTGGAACGCGAGCCGGACAACGCGTTCGCGCACTTCGCCCTGGCCCGCACCTACGAACGCCAGGGCCGTCCCGACCAGGCCAAGCGGCACTTCCGGCTGGCCGCCGCGCTGGACCCCAACCCGCGGTACCTGGAAGCGGCGCGCTTCGACGCGTGA
- a CDS encoding aspartate/glutamate racemase family protein encodes MRIVVTNCNTTREMTEDIVRGARGAAGPDTAVTGLTPAWGPESAEGWLDSYLSAAAVLDALRTYAGPPYDAVVLAGFGEHGREGVRELVDVPVVDITEAAAHLACLLGRRYGVVTTLDRSRGQIEDSLETAGVARNCAAVVGTGLGVLDLAADPARTETAFLAAAERARDAGAEVLILGCAGMTGLERTVARKLGMPVVDGVGAAVKLAESLVALGLTTSRAGGYAKPLPKHRVWGQRAAPPDAPGTPGVREVPVPQGRQS; translated from the coding sequence GTGCGGATCGTCGTCACCAACTGCAACACCACCCGCGAGATGACCGAGGACATCGTCCGCGGCGCCCGTGGTGCCGCGGGCCCGGACACCGCCGTGACCGGACTGACCCCCGCCTGGGGACCGGAGTCCGCGGAGGGCTGGCTGGACAGCTACCTGTCCGCCGCCGCCGTCCTCGACGCGCTGCGCACCTACGCCGGCCCGCCCTACGACGCGGTGGTGCTGGCCGGGTTCGGGGAGCACGGGCGGGAGGGCGTACGGGAACTGGTGGACGTACCCGTGGTGGACATCACCGAGGCCGCGGCCCACCTCGCCTGCCTCCTCGGGCGCCGCTACGGCGTCGTCACCACCCTCGACCGGTCCCGCGGCCAGATCGAGGACAGCCTGGAGACCGCGGGCGTGGCCCGCAACTGTGCCGCCGTCGTCGGCACCGGCCTCGGCGTGCTCGACCTCGCCGCGGACCCGGCCCGGACCGAGACCGCCTTCCTCGCCGCCGCCGAACGCGCCCGGGACGCCGGCGCCGAGGTGCTGATCCTGGGCTGCGCCGGGATGACCGGACTGGAGCGGACGGTGGCACGGAAGCTCGGGATGCCGGTCGTCGACGGCGTAGGGGCGGCGGTCAAGCTCGCCGAGTCCCTGGTGGCACTCGGCCTGACCACGAGCCGCGCGGGTGGTTACGCCAAGCCGCTGCCCAAGCACCGGGTGTGGGGACAGCGGGCCGCACCCCCCGATGCCCCGGGGACACCGGGTGTGCGGGAGGTCCCGGTGCCTCAGGGGCGCCAGTCGTAG
- a CDS encoding GNAT family N-acetyltransferase, protein MPEPAADPVVLRRAVPADARAVADVYLRSFDAALPTVVRPHTDDEVRDYFREVVVPARETWVAEAAGAGVIGLMVLDGETLDQLYLDPGWRGRGIGDRFVALAKERSPGGLTLWTFQVNEPARRFYERHGFTAVAFTDGGRNEEREPDVRYDWRP, encoded by the coding sequence GTGCCGGAGCCGGCGGCGGACCCGGTGGTGCTGCGCCGTGCCGTGCCGGCCGACGCCCGTGCCGTCGCCGACGTCTATCTGCGGTCCTTCGACGCCGCGCTGCCGACCGTCGTCCGCCCGCACACGGACGACGAGGTCCGGGACTACTTCCGTGAGGTCGTGGTGCCGGCGCGGGAGACCTGGGTGGCGGAGGCGGCCGGCGCCGGTGTGATCGGCCTGATGGTGCTGGACGGGGAGACGCTGGACCAGCTGTACCTGGACCCCGGGTGGCGGGGCCGGGGCATCGGGGACCGGTTCGTCGCGCTGGCGAAGGAGCGCAGCCCGGGCGGGCTGACCCTGTGGACGTTCCAGGTGAACGAGCCCGCGCGCCGCTTCTACGAGCGGCACGGCTTCACCGCCGTGGCGTTCACCGACGGCGGCCGCAACGAGGAGCGCGAACCGGACGTCCGCTACGACTGGCGCCCCTGA
- a CDS encoding DUF6343 family protein, which yields MRTGSEPATARSALRARFWLSVWGAGWTALGTVAFALAGRPGWAAACAALWLVTTVDLAVVLRHLRQGPHYQPGRDVPPYQPPEDGPPYPPRRP from the coding sequence ATGCGTACGGGCAGTGAACCGGCGACCGCCCGCAGTGCCCTGCGGGCGCGGTTCTGGCTGAGCGTGTGGGGGGCGGGCTGGACGGCCCTCGGCACGGTGGCCTTCGCGCTGGCCGGGCGGCCTGGCTGGGCGGCGGCGTGCGCGGCGCTGTGGCTGGTGACCACCGTCGACCTGGCCGTGGTCCTGCGGCACCTCCGGCAGGGCCCGCACTACCAGCCGGGCCGTGACGTACCCCCGTACCAGCCGCCGGAGGACGGACCGCCGTACCCGCCCCGGCGTCCGTGA
- a CDS encoding RNA-binding S4 domain-containing protein: protein MASEDADENVDRGTGEGAGAPGASGEAGSAPSAQPLDPKIAAAVAAAEAAGPAGGETVRIDSWIWAVRLIKTRSLGATACRGGHVRVNGERVKPAYSVRVGDEVRLRHEGRERVVIVKRLIRKRVGAPVAAQCYIDNSPPPPPREAVAPVGLRDRGTGRPTKRDRRELERLRALTLGSPAGFADPGPPTGRGGPGGTRGATTGGSGAGARRGTRGPGDRGESAGHG from the coding sequence ATGGCTTCCGAGGATGCGGACGAGAACGTGGACCGTGGGACCGGCGAGGGGGCGGGCGCGCCGGGTGCGTCGGGCGAGGCGGGGTCCGCCCCCTCCGCACAGCCGCTCGACCCCAAGATCGCCGCCGCGGTGGCCGCGGCCGAGGCCGCCGGGCCCGCGGGCGGCGAGACCGTCCGTATCGACAGCTGGATCTGGGCCGTCCGTCTGATCAAGACACGTTCCCTCGGCGCCACCGCCTGCCGGGGCGGGCATGTGCGGGTGAACGGCGAGCGGGTGAAGCCCGCCTACTCCGTGCGCGTCGGTGACGAGGTACGGCTGCGGCACGAGGGCCGGGAACGGGTCGTGATCGTCAAGCGCCTGATCCGCAAGCGGGTCGGGGCGCCGGTGGCCGCGCAGTGCTACATCGACAACTCCCCTCCGCCACCGCCCCGCGAGGCCGTAGCTCCCGTCGGCCTCCGCGACCGGGGCACCGGCCGCCCCACCAAGCGCGACCGCCGCGAACTCGAACGCCTACGCGCCCTGACCCTCGGCAGCCCCGCCGGCTTCGCCGACCCCGGCCCGCCCACCGGCCGAGGCGGACCGGGCGGCACGAGGGGCGCGACCACGGGCGGCTCGGGCGCAGGCGCCCGCAGGGGCACCCGCGGACCGGGCGACCGTGGGGAATCGGCGGGCCACGGCTGA
- the coaE gene encoding dephospho-CoA kinase, producing the protein MLTVGLTGGIGAGKSEVSRLLVEHGAVLIDADRIAREVVAPGTPGLAAVVDAFGPDVLAADGGLDRPRLGSIVFADPEKLAVLNSIVHPLVRDRSRELESAVPEDAVVVHDVPLLTENGLAPLYDVVIVVDASPRTQLDRLVRLRGMTEEDARARMAAQATREQRREIADIVIDNDVSLDALRERVAEVWDDLARRARQGSAGAE; encoded by the coding sequence ATGCTGACAGTGGGCCTGACCGGCGGGATCGGTGCCGGCAAGAGCGAGGTGTCCCGGCTGCTCGTGGAGCACGGGGCCGTCCTGATCGACGCGGACCGCATCGCCCGCGAGGTCGTGGCGCCCGGCACCCCCGGCCTCGCCGCCGTGGTCGACGCCTTCGGCCCGGACGTCCTCGCCGCCGACGGCGGTCTGGACCGGCCCCGGCTCGGCTCCATCGTGTTCGCCGACCCGGAGAAGCTCGCCGTCCTCAACTCGATCGTGCACCCCCTGGTCCGGGACCGCTCCCGCGAGCTGGAGAGCGCGGTGCCCGAGGACGCCGTGGTGGTCCACGACGTTCCCCTGCTCACCGAGAACGGTCTCGCACCCCTCTACGACGTCGTGATCGTCGTGGACGCGAGCCCCCGGACCCAGCTCGACCGGCTGGTACGGCTGCGCGGGATGACCGAGGAGGACGCACGCGCGCGTATGGCCGCGCAGGCGACGCGCGAGCAGCGCCGGGAGATCGCGGACATCGTCATCGACAACGACGTCTCCCTGGACGCCTTGCGCGAGCGGGTCGCCGAGGTGTGGGACGACCTCGCCCGCCGGGCGCGGCAGGGGAGCGCCGGCGCGGAATAG
- a CDS encoding uracil-DNA glycosylase — MDHTSALARLDRRVARCRACPRLVEWREEVARTKRAAFADWTYWGRPVPGFGPADARLVIIGLAPAAHGGNRTGRMFTGDRSGDVLYQALYDVGLASQPTSVSADDGLELYGVRVTAPVHCAPPANKPTPGERDTCRPWLVQELTLLRPTLRAAVVLGAFGWQAALPAFAAAGWTVPRPRPAFGHGARVALDGLDLFGCFHVSQRNTFTGRLTAEMLREVLRTAADAAGLS, encoded by the coding sequence ATGGACCACACCAGTGCCCTCGCCCGGCTGGACCGGCGCGTCGCCCGGTGCCGGGCCTGTCCCCGGCTGGTCGAGTGGCGGGAGGAGGTGGCCCGCACGAAACGGGCCGCGTTCGCGGACTGGACGTACTGGGGGCGGCCGGTGCCCGGCTTCGGCCCCGCCGACGCCCGGCTGGTGATCATCGGGCTCGCTCCGGCCGCGCACGGCGGCAACCGCACCGGCCGGATGTTCACCGGCGACCGTTCCGGAGACGTGCTCTACCAGGCGCTGTACGACGTGGGGCTCGCCTCCCAGCCCACCTCCGTCAGCGCGGACGACGGGCTGGAGCTGTACGGCGTGCGGGTCACGGCGCCGGTGCACTGCGCGCCGCCCGCCAACAAGCCGACCCCGGGGGAGCGCGACACCTGCCGTCCCTGGCTGGTGCAGGAGCTGACGCTGCTCCGGCCGACGCTGAGGGCGGCCGTCGTGCTCGGTGCCTTCGGCTGGCAGGCCGCGCTGCCCGCGTTCGCGGCGGCCGGCTGGACGGTGCCCCGACCCCGTCCGGCCTTCGGTCACGGCGCCCGGGTCGCGCTGGACGGCCTGGACCTCTTCGGCTGCTTCCACGTCAGCCAGCGCAACACCTTCACCGGCCGGCTCACCGCCGAGATGCTGCGGGAGGTCCTGCGTACGGCGGCGGACGCGGCCGGGCTGTCGTGA
- a CDS encoding FUSC family protein, whose amino-acid sequence MPRPALPAVPPWLAHAFRAQREPVPWNAVCRGALAAGPALLAGMLLGRTALGVLAAIGAMLAGINDRPGGRRASVRRLGVPACAGAAGLLVGTYAGQGLTAVPLTLVLTTLGLVAGGVSAVGPVASAAGTQLLVAAAVGAGMPAADSGWQRALAFLAGAGWLLVLRLVLPTPGSLAGDFRFDGERAAVAGVYDAIAALVEAAGGAHATARRAALTAALDHAQDALAGPRLRGYAASAAERRLHARFAAALPLAEAATALCWAGEPVPARAAQGPRRLAAAVRADTGPGPLPAPHLPRTGLRVREAAPVLPALRALDDALLRAAEAFDRGEGAHRGLPVRRRGPRRALRAALGPGGREYGLRVALCFGAGAAIAQALHHARWYGPHAHWYWLPATAVFLVKPDLGPLASRVLCRAAGTVLGALVFAGLAALLPRPAGLIALVAVCGALIPVATRHFAALTAVVTVLVLALIMAGGEPQASAGRIGETLLACALVLVVGHLPMPGERGGRVRDRLAAAGGAAHAYLLHVLGPSAHEYAAGSGARAERWSTGGGPGDGVGRWSTGGGPGDGVGRWSTGGGPGDRAERWTSGEAPDDRARRWALRREAYRTLAEARTAISHAAAELPALARHTEGTDAVAEALERLVDTTTACAVHLDDTGRLTPRHLRRLREALEELERLERQGVRVPLPAAA is encoded by the coding sequence GTGCCCCGGCCCGCCCTGCCCGCCGTACCCCCCTGGCTCGCCCACGCCTTCCGCGCCCAGCGCGAACCCGTCCCCTGGAACGCGGTGTGCCGGGGCGCCCTCGCCGCCGGACCGGCGCTGCTCGCCGGGATGCTCCTCGGCCGGACCGCTCTCGGGGTGCTCGCCGCCATCGGTGCCATGCTCGCCGGCATCAACGACCGGCCCGGCGGCCGGCGGGCCTCCGTGCGCCGGCTCGGCGTGCCCGCGTGCGCCGGAGCGGCCGGGCTGCTCGTGGGGACGTATGCCGGGCAGGGGCTGACCGCCGTACCGCTGACCCTGGTGCTCACCACGCTGGGCCTGGTCGCCGGCGGCGTCAGCGCCGTCGGGCCCGTCGCCTCAGCGGCCGGTACCCAGCTGCTCGTCGCCGCGGCGGTCGGCGCCGGGATGCCCGCGGCCGACTCCGGCTGGCAGCGCGCCCTCGCCTTCCTCGCCGGGGCCGGCTGGCTGCTCGTGCTGCGGCTCGTCCTGCCCACCCCCGGCTCGCTCGCCGGGGACTTCCGGTTCGACGGGGAGCGGGCCGCGGTCGCCGGCGTGTACGACGCGATCGCCGCGCTCGTCGAAGCCGCGGGCGGCGCGCACGCCACCGCCCGGCGGGCCGCGCTGACCGCCGCGCTCGACCACGCCCAGGACGCCCTCGCCGGACCCCGGCTGCGCGGATACGCCGCGTCCGCCGCCGAACGCCGGCTGCACGCGCGGTTCGCCGCGGCACTGCCCCTCGCCGAGGCCGCCACCGCCCTGTGCTGGGCGGGGGAGCCGGTGCCGGCGCGGGCGGCGCAGGGGCCCCGGCGGCTCGCCGCGGCGGTCCGCGCCGACACCGGACCCGGCCCGCTGCCCGCCCCGCACCTGCCGCGCACCGGGCTCCGCGTCCGCGAGGCAGCCCCCGTGCTCCCCGCCCTGCGCGCCCTGGACGACGCCCTGCTGCGCGCCGCCGAGGCCTTCGACCGGGGCGAGGGCGCCCACCGCGGGCTGCCCGTCCGGCGCCGGGGCCCGCGCCGGGCGCTGCGGGCCGCACTCGGTCCCGGCGGGCGCGAGTACGGTCTGCGCGTCGCCCTCTGCTTCGGCGCCGGCGCGGCCATCGCCCAGGCCCTGCACCACGCCCGCTGGTACGGGCCGCACGCGCACTGGTACTGGCTGCCCGCCACCGCCGTCTTCCTCGTCAAGCCCGACCTCGGTCCGCTCGCCTCCCGGGTGCTGTGCCGGGCCGCGGGCACCGTCCTCGGCGCCCTGGTCTTCGCCGGGCTCGCCGCGCTGCTGCCCCGCCCGGCCGGACTGATCGCGCTGGTGGCGGTGTGCGGCGCGCTCATACCGGTCGCCACCCGGCACTTCGCGGCGCTCACCGCCGTCGTGACCGTCCTCGTCCTCGCCCTGATCATGGCCGGTGGCGAACCCCAGGCCTCGGCCGGCCGGATCGGCGAGACCCTGCTGGCCTGCGCGCTCGTGCTGGTCGTGGGACACCTGCCGATGCCGGGGGAGCGGGGCGGCCGGGTACGCGACCGGCTCGCGGCGGCCGGGGGCGCGGCACACGCCTACCTGCTGCACGTCCTCGGCCCGTCCGCCCACGAGTACGCCGCCGGGTCCGGGGCCCGCGCCGAGCGGTGGTCGACGGGCGGGGGGCCTGGTGACGGCGTCGGGCGGTGGTCGACGGGCGGGGGGCCTGGTGACGGCGTCGGGCGGTGGTCGACGGGCGGGGGGCCTGGTGACCGTGCCGAGCGGTGGACGTCGGGCGAGGCACCTGACGACCGCGCCCGGCGGTGGGCGTTGCGCCGGGAGGCATACCGGACCCTCGCCGAGGCCCGGACCGCCATCTCGCACGCCGCCGCCGAACTGCCCGCGCTGGCCCGGCACACGGAGGGCACGGACGCCGTCGCCGAGGCCCTGGAACGGCTCGTGGACACCACCACGGCCTGCGCCGTGCACCTCGACGACACCGGGCGGCTCACCCCCCGGCACCTCCGGCGGCTGCGCGAGGCGCTGGAGGAGCTGGAGCGGCTGGAGCGACAGGGTGTACGGGTACCGCTGCCCGCCGCCGCGTAG
- a CDS encoding PAC2 family protein has product MLDPQGLYAWEPKGLAVVDMALAQESAGLVMLYHFDGYIDAGETGDQIVDRLLDSLPHQVVARFDHDRLVDYRARRPLLTFQRDRWTGYETPAIEVRLVQDTTGAPFLLLSGPEPDVEWERFAAAVRQIVERLGVRLSVNFHGIPMGVPHTRPVGLTPHGNRTDLVPGHRSPFDEAQVPGSAESLVEYRLMEAGHDVLGVAAHVPHYIARSPYPDAALTVLEAVTAATGLVLPGVAHALRTDAHRTQTEIDRQIREGDEELTALVQGLEHQYDAAAGAETRGNMLAEPVEIPSADEIGREFEKFLAEREGDN; this is encoded by the coding sequence GTGCTTGATCCGCAGGGTTTGTACGCATGGGAGCCGAAGGGCCTCGCCGTGGTGGACATGGCGCTCGCCCAGGAGTCGGCCGGCCTTGTCATGCTCTACCACTTCGACGGATACATCGACGCGGGTGAGACCGGCGACCAGATCGTCGACCGGCTGCTCGACTCACTGCCCCACCAGGTCGTGGCCCGGTTCGACCACGACCGGCTCGTGGACTACCGGGCCCGCCGGCCCCTGCTGACCTTCCAGCGGGACCGCTGGACCGGCTACGAGACCCCGGCCATCGAGGTCCGCCTCGTCCAGGACACCACCGGTGCCCCCTTCCTGCTGCTGTCCGGCCCCGAACCGGACGTGGAGTGGGAGCGGTTCGCGGCGGCGGTGCGGCAGATCGTGGAACGGCTCGGCGTGCGCCTGTCCGTGAACTTCCACGGCATCCCCATGGGCGTCCCGCACACCCGCCCGGTGGGCCTGACCCCGCACGGCAACCGCACCGACCTCGTCCCCGGCCACCGCAGCCCCTTCGACGAGGCACAGGTGCCCGGCAGCGCCGAGTCGCTGGTCGAGTACCGCCTCATGGAGGCCGGCCACGACGTCCTGGGCGTCGCCGCGCACGTCCCGCACTACATCGCCCGCTCCCCGTACCCGGACGCCGCGCTGACCGTCCTGGAGGCCGTCACGGCCGCCACCGGCCTGGTGCTGCCCGGCGTGGCCCACGCGCTGCGCACGGACGCCCACCGCACGCAGACCGAGATCGACCGGCAGATCCGGGAGGGCGACGAGGAACTGACCGCACTCGTCCAGGGACTTGAGCACCAGTACGACGCGGCGGCGGGCGCCGAGACCCGCGGCAACATGCTGGCCGAACCTGTGGAGATCCCGTCGGCCGACGAGATCGGGCGGGAGTTCGAGAAGTTCCTGGCGGAGCGGGAGGGCGACAACTGA
- a CDS encoding GntR family transcriptional regulator — protein sequence MSPTTGPGRAKTEPLGAVRERVLASLREDIIAGRLGPGDRLVERELAERFGVSRVPVREAIRALVAEGFVLFESARRTVVRRLTPADVRELFELREALEVYAAGLAAARATPEALAELRDLLGRAARATEAGDAEAITDVNTRFHDRVLAMAGNGLLISVMEPVDGRLRWLTRRNEEWPQLLAEHRELYEAIASGDPDRARAHALGHVRANYRSTVRHLFGEED from the coding sequence ATGAGCCCCACGACGGGCCCCGGGCGGGCCAAGACCGAACCCCTGGGCGCGGTGCGCGAGCGGGTCCTGGCGAGCCTGCGGGAGGACATCATCGCCGGTCGCCTGGGGCCCGGCGACCGGCTCGTGGAGCGGGAACTGGCCGAGCGGTTCGGGGTCTCGCGGGTGCCGGTGCGCGAGGCCATCCGGGCCCTGGTCGCCGAGGGCTTCGTCCTCTTCGAGTCGGCCCGGCGCACCGTCGTACGCCGGCTCACCCCGGCCGATGTCCGCGAACTCTTCGAGCTGCGCGAGGCGTTGGAGGTGTACGCGGCGGGCCTGGCGGCGGCCCGGGCGACCCCGGAGGCGCTGGCGGAGCTGCGGGACCTGCTCGGCCGGGCGGCCCGGGCGACGGAGGCGGGGGACGCCGAGGCGATCACAGACGTCAACACCCGCTTCCACGACCGGGTCCTCGCCATGGCCGGCAACGGCCTGCTGATCTCGGTGATGGAACCGGTCGACGGCCGCCTGCGCTGGCTCACCCGGCGCAACGAGGAGTGGCCCCAACTCCTCGCCGAACACCGCGAACTGTACGAGGCCATCGCCTCCGGCGACCCGGACCGGGCCCGCGCCCACGCGCTCGGCCACGTCCGCGCCAACTACCGCTCGACCGTACGGCACCTGTTCGGCGAGGAGGACTGA
- a CDS encoding class I SAM-dependent methyltransferase yields MRIEMREGYEGTGPGAITPDGCAVELYARLPVGDEPDIIAAAVPAGAHILELGSGVGRVTHALLERGFTVTAVDESADMLARVRGARTICGPIETLDLGETFDVVMLASFLVHAGDEDVRRGLLRTCARHVAEDGCVLIQREGADYHTNVPRERVDPSGFTVRISSVEPAGEGVHSVHAEYVFPDAVWTQTFLSRPLTKDQFESALAEAGLRVDRYLTPDGIWVRAVPVG; encoded by the coding sequence ATGAGGATCGAGATGCGTGAGGGATACGAGGGCACGGGCCCGGGGGCGATCACCCCGGACGGCTGCGCGGTCGAGCTGTACGCACGGCTGCCGGTGGGGGACGAGCCGGACATCATCGCCGCCGCGGTGCCGGCCGGGGCGCACATCCTGGAGCTGGGGAGCGGGGTCGGCCGGGTGACCCATGCGCTGCTGGAGCGAGGCTTCACGGTCACGGCGGTGGACGAGTCCGCCGACATGCTGGCCAGGGTCCGCGGGGCGCGCACGATATGCGGTCCCATCGAGACCCTGGACCTGGGCGAGACGTTCGACGTGGTGATGCTCGCGTCGTTCCTGGTGCACGCCGGTGACGAGGACGTGCGCAGAGGTTTGCTGCGTACCTGTGCCCGGCACGTGGCGGAGGACGGCTGCGTGCTCATTCAGCGGGAGGGCGCGGACTACCACACCAACGTGCCCAGGGAGCGGGTCGACCCGAGCGGGTTCACCGTCCGGATCAGCTCGGTGGAGCCGGCCGGGGAGGGCGTGCACTCGGTCCACGCGGAGTATGTGTTCCCGGACGCGGTCTGGACCCAGACCTTCCTGTCCAGGCCCCTGACGAAGGACCAGTTCGAGTCGGCGCTGGCGGAGGCGGGACTGCGGGTCGACAGGTATCTGACCCCGGACGGGATATGGGTGAGGGCGGTGCCGGTGGGGTGA